A window of Lepidochelys kempii isolate rLepKem1 chromosome 1, rLepKem1.hap2, whole genome shotgun sequence contains these coding sequences:
- the TOMM22 gene encoding mitochondrial import receptor subunit TOM22 homolog isoform X1, which yields MAAASPLSPEELLLPKGGPGKAEELAEELEEDDDDELDETLSERLWGLTEMFPESVRTAAGATFDVSLSVAQSMYRFSRAALWIGTTSFMILVLPVVFETEKLQMEQQQQLQQRQILLGPTTGLSGSIPGALPPLSGKI from the exons ATGGCCGCCGCGTCGCCCCTGTCCCccgaggagctgctgctgcccaaGGGCGGCCCGGGCAAGGCGGAGGAGCTGgcggaggagctggaggaggacgACGATGACGAG CTGGACGAGACCCTGAGCGAGCGGCTCTGGGGCCTGACCGAGATGTTCCCGGAGAGCGTCCGGACCGCGGCGGGAGCTACCTTCGATGTGTCCCTCTCTGTGGCCCAGAGCATGTACCG aTTCTCCAGGGCAGCTCTCTGGATTGGGACTACCTCCTTCATGATCCTTGTTCTTCCTGTTGTATTTGAAACTGAGAAACTGCAGAtggagcaacagcagcagctgcagcagcgaCAG ATTCTCTTAGGACCCACTACAGGGTTGTCTGGCAGTATACCAGGGGCCCTGCCACCACTTTCTGGAAAGATCTAA
- the JOSD1 gene encoding josephin-1, with product MSCVPWKGDKTKSESPEPPQLAPLRIYHEKQRRELCALHALNNVFQDSNAFTRETLQEIFQRLSPNTMVTPHKKSMLGNGNYDVNVIMAALQTKGYEAVWWDKRRDVNVIALSNVMGFIMNLPSSLCWGPLKLPLKRQHWICVREVGGTYYNLDSKLKMPEWIGGESELRKFLKHQLRGKNCELLLVVPEEVEAHQSWRADM from the exons ATGAGTTGCGTGCCATGGAAAGGTGACAAAACCAAATCTGAGTCTCCTGAGCCACCACAGCTGGCACCACTACGTATTTACCATGAGAAACAGCGTAGGGAGCTGTGTGCTCTCCATGCCCTCAATAATGTCTTCCAGGACAGCAACGCCTTCACCCGGGAAACACTGCAAGAGATTTTCCAGAG ACTGTCTCCCAACACTATGGTGACACCACACAAGAAGAGCATGCTGGGAAACGGAAACTATGATGTGAATGTCATCATGGCAGCGCTTCAGACCAAAGGCTATGAAGCAGTTTGGTGGGACAAGCGCAG ggATGTTAATGTCATTGCCCTCTCTAATGTGATGGGCTTCATCATGAATCTGCCCTCCAGCCTCTGCTGGGGTCCCCTGAAGCTCCCCCTTAAACGACAGCACTGGATCTGCGTCCGGGAGGTGGGAGGCACCTACTACAATCTCGACTCCAAACTCAAGATGCCAGAGTGGATTGGAGGTGAAAGTGAGCTCAG GAAATTTTTGAAACACCAGCTGAGAGGAAAGAACTGTGAACTTTTGCTGGTGGTGCCAGAGGAGGTGGAAGCACATCAGAGCTGGAGAGCTGACATGTGA
- the CBY1 gene encoding protein chibby homolog 1 isoform X2 yields the protein MGKAAEVSRLGDWKAMPLFGNTFSPKKTPPRKSASLSNLHLLDRSTREIELGLDYGTPNMNLTGQSLKFENGQWIAESGSSSGDRRETQRLRKRNQQLEEENNLLRLKVDILLDMLSETTAESHLMEKELEDLKSHSRRRR from the exons ATG GGCAAGGCAGCAGAAGTGAGCAGGCTTGGAGATTGGAAAGCCATGCCTCTCTTTGGGAACACGTTCAGTCCAAAGAAAACCCCACCTAGGAAATCAGCCTCCCTCTCCAACCTGCACTTG ctgGACAGATCGACCCGTGAAATTGAGCTGGGCCTGGACTATGGCACTCCCAACATGAACCTCACTGGACAGAGTCTGAAGTTTGAGAATGGCCAGTGGATAGCAG AGTCAGGGAGCAGCAGTGGGGATCGCAGGGAGACACAGCGCCTGCGCAAACGGAACCAGCAGCTGGAGGAAGAGAACAATCTCCTGCGTCTGAAAGTGGATATCCTGCTGGACATG CTGTCTGAGACCACAGCTGAGTCCCATCTGATGGAGAAGGAGCTGGAGGACCTGAAGAGTCACAGCCGGAGGAGGAGGTGA
- the TOMM22 gene encoding mitochondrial import receptor subunit TOM22 homolog isoform X2, translating into MAAASPLSPEELLLPKGGPGKAEELAEELEEDDDDELDETLSERLWGLTEMFPESVRTAAGATFDVSLSVAQSMYRFSRAALWIGTTSFMILVLPVVFETEKLQMEQQQQLQQRQRR; encoded by the exons ATGGCCGCCGCGTCGCCCCTGTCCCccgaggagctgctgctgcccaaGGGCGGCCCGGGCAAGGCGGAGGAGCTGgcggaggagctggaggaggacgACGATGACGAG CTGGACGAGACCCTGAGCGAGCGGCTCTGGGGCCTGACCGAGATGTTCCCGGAGAGCGTCCGGACCGCGGCGGGAGCTACCTTCGATGTGTCCCTCTCTGTGGCCCAGAGCATGTACCG aTTCTCCAGGGCAGCTCTCTGGATTGGGACTACCTCCTTCATGATCCTTGTTCTTCCTGTTGTATTTGAAACTGAGAAACTGCAGAtggagcaacagcagcagctgcagcagcgaCAG CGCCGCTAA
- the CBY1 gene encoding protein chibby homolog 1 isoform X1, with product MRRTASRGQQGRVGRLVQGKAAEVSRLGDWKAMPLFGNTFSPKKTPPRKSASLSNLHLLDRSTREIELGLDYGTPNMNLTGQSLKFENGQWIAESGSSSGDRRETQRLRKRNQQLEEENNLLRLKVDILLDMLSETTAESHLMEKELEDLKSHSRRRR from the exons ATGCGCAGGACGGCTAGCCGTGGACAACAAGGCAGAGTGGGGCGCTTGGTGCAG GGCAAGGCAGCAGAAGTGAGCAGGCTTGGAGATTGGAAAGCCATGCCTCTCTTTGGGAACACGTTCAGTCCAAAGAAAACCCCACCTAGGAAATCAGCCTCCCTCTCCAACCTGCACTTG ctgGACAGATCGACCCGTGAAATTGAGCTGGGCCTGGACTATGGCACTCCCAACATGAACCTCACTGGACAGAGTCTGAAGTTTGAGAATGGCCAGTGGATAGCAG AGTCAGGGAGCAGCAGTGGGGATCGCAGGGAGACACAGCGCCTGCGCAAACGGAACCAGCAGCTGGAGGAAGAGAACAATCTCCTGCGTCTGAAAGTGGATATCCTGCTGGACATG CTGTCTGAGACCACAGCTGAGTCCCATCTGATGGAGAAGGAGCTGGAGGACCTGAAGAGTCACAGCCGGAGGAGGAGGTGA